The genomic window CTCGGACGTCCCGCGCAGCGCCGACTCGTTCGCCCGAAGGACGGAGGTCACCACGACCGCCGCGATGACGAGCGAGATCGTGAGGATCGCCGACACCCGCGTGTCGAACGCGTCGCGGAACAGCGCGCTGTCGGGGCCGAGCGAGAGGAACACGATCGCGCGGGCGACGAACCACACCGTCTCGACCGCCAGGACGACGGTCAGTCCCGACGAGCTCCACCGACGGGCGATCGCCCCTCGACGCGTCTCGATCGCTCCCGTCGCGGCGAACACCGCGTTGCCGAGGAAGAACGGCACGGCCCCCGCCCACGATCCCCCCTCGGGCCCCGCGGCCAGAGCGGCGACGACCACCACGAGGACGGTCGCCGTGAGGATGAGCGCGGCACGGCGGACCGATCCGCCGTTGAAGGCGACGCACCCCAGCCAGATGAAGCCGGTGGCGGCGACGAACGCGCCGTTGCCCACCGCGACCGCGACGTACACGTCGGGAAGCAGCAGCCAGGCCAGGTAGCACGTGGCCGAGAACGTCCCCGACAGGTAGGCGCTCGCCCACAGTCGACCGGGGAGGCCGTCCTTGAGCATGAGGGTGTC from Microbacterium testaceum includes these protein-coding regions:
- a CDS encoding diguanylate cyclase domain-containing protein is translated as MNLDVLTLQAAATLVIVASTVMYLLDTLMLKDGLPGRLWASAYLSGTFSATCYLAWLLLPDVYVAVAVGNGAFVAATGFIWLGCVAFNGGSVRRAALILTATVLVVVVAALAAGPEGGSWAGAVPFFLGNAVFAATGAIETRRGAIARRWSSSGLTVVLAVETVWFVARAIVFLSLGPDSALFRDAFDTRVSAILTISLVIAAVVVTSVLRANESALRGTSETRRLSVDANGVLFRESFEATLAIICSRAEEAGEGVCVIGIRIDDLKRLAVAFGPDDAESLALEVRASVRRHSPTMALVGETDAAGLAVAFTTTPTTDVRRAARILHQRVVADLARLGAAVVPTVGVGMALAADHGYHSVALTTRADEAAAHAAATGEQAFGLA